From the genome of Bubalus bubalis isolate 160015118507 breed Murrah chromosome 2, NDDB_SH_1, whole genome shotgun sequence, one region includes:
- the VARS1 gene encoding valine--tRNA ligase isoform X1, with protein sequence MSILYVSPHPDAFPSLRALIAARYGEAGEGPGWGGAHPRVCLQPPPASRTPFPPPRLPALEQGPGGLWVWGATAVSQLLWPAGLGGPGGSRPAVLVQQWVSYADTELIPAACGATLPALGLRSSAQDPQAALAALGRALSPLEEWLRLHTYLAGEAPTLADLAAVTALLLPFHYVLDPSARRIWGNVTRWFITCVQQPEFRAVLGEVVLCSGARSLSQQPGSEVPAPPKTAAQLKKEAKKREKLEKFQQKQKVQQQQPPPGEQKKPKPEKREKRDPGVITYDLPTPPGEKKDVSGTMPDSYSPQYVEAAWYPWWEQQGFFRPEYGRSSVSAPNPRGIFMMCIPPPNVTGSLHLGHALTNAIQDSLTRWHRMRGETTLWNPGCDHAGIATQVVVEKKLWREQGLSRHQLGREAFLQEVWKWKEEKGDRIYHQLKKLGSSLDWNRACFTMDPKLSAAVTEAFVRLHEEGIIYRSTRLVNWSCTLNSAISDIEVDKKELTGRTLLSVPGYKEKVEFGVLVSFAYKVQGSDSNDEVVVATTRIETMLGDVAVAVHPKDPRYQHLKGKSVIHPFVSRSLPIVFDDFVDMEFGTGAVKITPAHDQNDYEVGQRHGLEAVSIMDARGALVNVPPPFLGLPRFEARKAVLAALKEQGLFRGIEDNPMVVPLCNRSKDVVEPLLRPQWYVRCGEMAQAASAAVTRGDLRILPEAHQRTWHTWMDNIRDWCISRQLWWGHRIPAYFITVNDPAVPPGEDPDGRYWVSGRTEAEAREKAAKEFGVSPDKISLQQDEDVLDTWFSSGLFPFSILGWPNQSEDLSVFYPGTLLETGHDILFFWVARMVMLGLKLTGKLPFKEVYLHAIVRDAHGRKMSKSLGNVIDPLDVIQGVTLQGLHDQLLNSNLDPSEVEKAKEGQKADFPTGIPECGTDALRFGLCAYTSQGRDINLDVNRILGYRHFCNKLWNATKFALRGLGKGFVPSPTSEPGGRESLVDRWIRSRVTEAVRLSNQGFQAYDFPAVTTAQYSFWLYELCDVYLECLKPVLNGVDQVAAECARQTLYTCLDVGLRLLSPFMPFVTEELFQRLPRRTPQAPPSLCVTAYPEPLECSWKDPEAEAAFELALSITRAVRSLRADYNLTRIRPDCFLEVADEATGALASAVSGYVQTLASAGIVAVLALGASAPQGCAVALASDRCSVHLQLQGLVDPARELGKLQAKRDEAQRQAQRLQERRATSGYNVKVPLKVQEADEAKLQQTEAELRKVDEAIALFQKML encoded by the exons ATGTCCATTCTGTACGTCTCTCCTCACCCCGATGCCTTCCCCAGCCTCCGAGCCCTCATAGCTGCTCGCTACGGGGAAGCTGGGGAGGGTCCTGGATGGGGAGGAGCCCACCCCCGCGTCTGTCTCCAGCCGCCCCCCGCCAGCAGGACTCCTTTTCCTCCACCCCGTCTGCCAGCCCTGGAACAGGGTCCCGGTGGGCTCTGGGTGTGGGGGGCCACGGCTGTGTCCCAGCTGCTGTGGCCAGCAGGCCTGGGGGGTCCCGGGGGTAGTCGGCCAGCCGTCCTGGTCCAACAGTGGGTCAGTTACGCTGACACCGAGCTAATACCAGCTGCCTGTGGGGCTACGCTGCCGGCCTTGGGACTCCGAAGCTCGGCCCAAGACCCTCAG GCTGCACTGGCGGCCCTGGGCAGAGCCCTGAGCCCCTTGGAAGAATGGCTTCGACTGCACACCTACCTGGCCGGGGAGGCCCCGACTCTGGCTGACCTGGCAGCTGTCACAGCTTTGCTGCTGCCTTTCCATTAT gtcctgGACCCCTCTGCCCGCCGGATCTGGGGTAATGTGACTCGCTGGTTTATCACATGTGTTCAGCAGCCAGAATTCCGGGCCGTACTGGGAGAGGTGGTTCTGTGTTCAGGGGCCAGGTCTCTCTCCCAACAGCCAG GCTCTGAGGTCCCTGCACCCCCAAAAACGGCTGCTCAACTCaagaaagaggcaaagaaaagggagaaactAGAGAAATTCCAGCAGAAGCAGAAGGTCCAACAGCAGCAGCCACCCCCTGGGGAG CAGAAGAAACCAAAaccagagaagagggagaaacgGGATCCTGGGGTCATTACCTACGATCTCCCGACCCCACCTGGGGAAAAGAAAG ATGTCAGTGGTACCATGCCTGACTCCTACAGCCCTCAGTACGTGGAGGCTGCCTGGTACCCTTGGTGGGAGCAGCAGGGCTTCTTCAGGCCTGAGTATGGG CGTTCCAGCGTGTCAGCACCAAACCCCCGGGGCATCTTCATGATGTGCATCCCACCCCCCAACGTGACAGGCTCCCTGCACCTGGGCCATGCGCTCACCAACGCCATCCAGGACTCGCTGACCCGCTG GCACCGCATGCGCGGAGAGACCACCCTGTGGAATCCTGGCTGTGACCACGCGGGCATTGCCACCcaggtggtggtggagaagaaacTCTGGCGCGAGCAGGGGCTGAGTCGGCACCAGCTGGGGCGAGAGGCTTTCCTGCAGGAGGTCTGGAAGTGGAAGGAGGA GAAAGGTGACCGGATTTACCACCAGCTGAAGAAGCTTGGCAGCTCCTTGGACTGGAATCGAGCCTGTTTCACCATGGATCCT AAACTGTCAGCAGCCGTGACAGAGGCCTTTGTACGGCTCCACGAGGAGGGAATCATTTACCGCAGCACCCGCCTTGTCAACTGGTCCTGCACCCTCAACTCTGCCATCTCCGACATCGAG GTGGATAAGAAGGAGCTGACAGGTCGTACACTGCTCTCCGTGCCTGGCTACAAAGAGAAGGTGGAGTTTGGggtccttgtctcctttgcttacAAGGTCCAAGGCTCAG ACAGCAACGACGAGGTGGTAGTGGCAACCACTCGGATCGAGACGATGCTGGGAGATGTGGCCGTAGCTGTGCACCCCAAAGACCCCAGATACCAG CACCTGAAGGGCAAGAGCGTGATCCACCCATTTGTGTCTCGGAGCCTCCCCATCGTCTTTGATGACTTTGTGGACATGGAGTTCGGCACAG GTGCGGTGAAGATCACCCCCGCCCACGACCAGAATGACTATGAGGTTGGGCAGCGGCACGGGCTGGAGGCCGTCAGCATTATGGACGCCCGCGGGGCCCTCGTCAACGTGCCCCCACCTTTCCTG GGCCTGCCCAGGTTTGAGGCCAGAAAGGCGGTGCTGGCAGCGCTCAAGGAGCAGGGGCTGTTCCGTGGCATTGAGGACAACCCCATGGTGGTGCCACTTTGCAA CCGCTCCAAGGACGTGGTGGAGCCTCTGCTGCGGCCGCAGTGGTACGTGCGCTGTGGGGAGATGGCTCAGGCCGCCAGCGCTGCTGTGACACGGGGTGACCTCCGCATCCTTCCGGAGGCCCATCAGCGGACGTGGCACACCTGGATGGACAACATCCG GGACTGGTGTATCTCCCGGCAGCTGTGGTGGGGCCATCGCATCCCAGCCTACTTCATCACTGTCAATGACCCCGCCGTGCCCCCAGGGGAG GACCCTGACGGGCGGTACTGGGTGAGCGGGCGCACTGAGGCCGAGGCCCGCGAGAAGGCAGCCAAGGAGTTCGGCGTGTCTCCTGACAAGATCAGTCTCCAGCAAG ATGAAGATGTACTGGACACCTGGTTCTCCTCTGgcctcttccccttctccatcCTAGGCTGGCCCAACCAG TCAGAAGATCTAAGTGTGTTCTACCCGGGGACGCTGCTGGAGACAGGCCATGACATCCTCTTCTTCTGGGTGGCCAGGATGGTCATGCTCGGCCTCAAGCTCACTGGCAAGCTGCCCTTCAAAGAG GTCTACCTCCATGCCATCGTGCGGGATGCCCACGGCCGGAAGATGAGCAAGTCTCTAGGCAACGTCATTGACCCCCTGGACGTTATCCAGGGGGTCACCCTGCAG GGTCTCCACGACCAGTTACTGAACAGCAACCTGGATCCCAGCGAGGTGGAGAAGGCAAAAGAGGGGCAG AAGGCAGATTTCCCGACAGGGATCCCCGAGTGTGGCACCGATGCACTCCGGTTTGGACTATGCGCCTACACGTCCCAGG GCCGTGACATCAACCTGGATGTGAACCGGATATTGGGGTACCGCCATTTCTGCAACAAGCTCTGGAACGCCACCAAGTTTGCCCTCCGTGGCCTTGGGAAGGGTTTCGTGCCCTCACCCACGTCTGAG CCTGGAGGCCGCGAGAGCCTGGTGGACCGCTGGATCCGCAGCCGGGTGACCGAAGCTGTGAGGCTCAGCAACCAAGGTTTCCAGGCCTACGACTTCCCGGCTGTCACCACCGCCCAGTACAGCTTCTGGCTCTATGAGCTCTGCGATGTCTACCTG GAGTGCCTTAAGCCTGTGCTGAATGGGGTGGACCAGGTGGCAGCCGAGTGCGCCCGCCAGACCCTCTACACCTGCCTGGACGTGGGCCTGCGACTACTCTCACCCTTCATGCCCTTCGTGACCGAGGAGCTGTTCCAACGGCTGCCCCGGCGGACACCACAAGCTCCCCCTAGCCTCTGCGTCACTGCCTACCCAGAGCCCTTGGAG TGCTCCTGGAAGGACCCTGAGGCAGAAGCTGCCTTCGAGCTGGCCCTGAGCATCACTCGAGCCGTGCGCTCCCTGCGTGCCGACTACAACCTTACCCGCATCCGGCCCGACT GTTTCCTGGAAGTGGCTGACGAGGCCACAGGTGCCCTGGCATCAGCGGTGTCAGGCTACGTGCAGACACTGGCCAGCGCGGGGATTGTGGCCGTCCTGGCGCTGGGGGCTTCTGCACCCCAGGGCTGCGCTGTGGCCCTGGCCTCTGACCGCTGCTCCGTCCACCTGCAGCTGCAGGGGCTAGTAGACCCAGCCCGGGAGCTGGGCAAACTGCAGGCCAAGCGTGATGAGGCGCAGCGGCAGGCCCAGCGTCTGCAGGAGCGCCGTGCCACCTCAGGCTACAATGTCAAGGTGCCCCTCAAAGTCCAGGAGGCAGATGAAGCCAAG CTCCAGCAGACAGAAGCAGAGCTCAGGAAGGTTGATGAGGCCATTGCCCTATTTCAGAAGATGCTGTGA
- the VARS1 gene encoding valine--tRNA ligase isoform X2: MSILYVSPHPDAFPSLRALIAARYGEAGEGPGWGGAHPRVCLQPPPASRTPFPPPRLPALEQGPGGLWVWGATAVSQLLWPAGLGGPGGSRPAVLVQQWVSYADTELIPAACGATLPALGLRSSAQDPQAALAALGRALSPLEEWLRLHTYLAGEAPTLADLAAVTALLLPFHYVLDPSARRIWGNVTRWFITCVQQPEFRAVLGEVVLCSGARSLSQQPGSEVPAPPKTAAQLKKEAKKREKLEKFQQKQKVQQQQPPPGEKKPKPEKREKRDPGVITYDLPTPPGEKKDVSGTMPDSYSPQYVEAAWYPWWEQQGFFRPEYGRSSVSAPNPRGIFMMCIPPPNVTGSLHLGHALTNAIQDSLTRWHRMRGETTLWNPGCDHAGIATQVVVEKKLWREQGLSRHQLGREAFLQEVWKWKEEKGDRIYHQLKKLGSSLDWNRACFTMDPKLSAAVTEAFVRLHEEGIIYRSTRLVNWSCTLNSAISDIEVDKKELTGRTLLSVPGYKEKVEFGVLVSFAYKVQGSDSNDEVVVATTRIETMLGDVAVAVHPKDPRYQHLKGKSVIHPFVSRSLPIVFDDFVDMEFGTGAVKITPAHDQNDYEVGQRHGLEAVSIMDARGALVNVPPPFLGLPRFEARKAVLAALKEQGLFRGIEDNPMVVPLCNRSKDVVEPLLRPQWYVRCGEMAQAASAAVTRGDLRILPEAHQRTWHTWMDNIRDWCISRQLWWGHRIPAYFITVNDPAVPPGEDPDGRYWVSGRTEAEAREKAAKEFGVSPDKISLQQDEDVLDTWFSSGLFPFSILGWPNQSEDLSVFYPGTLLETGHDILFFWVARMVMLGLKLTGKLPFKEVYLHAIVRDAHGRKMSKSLGNVIDPLDVIQGVTLQGLHDQLLNSNLDPSEVEKAKEGQKADFPTGIPECGTDALRFGLCAYTSQGRDINLDVNRILGYRHFCNKLWNATKFALRGLGKGFVPSPTSEPGGRESLVDRWIRSRVTEAVRLSNQGFQAYDFPAVTTAQYSFWLYELCDVYLECLKPVLNGVDQVAAECARQTLYTCLDVGLRLLSPFMPFVTEELFQRLPRRTPQAPPSLCVTAYPEPLECSWKDPEAEAAFELALSITRAVRSLRADYNLTRIRPDCFLEVADEATGALASAVSGYVQTLASAGIVAVLALGASAPQGCAVALASDRCSVHLQLQGLVDPARELGKLQAKRDEAQRQAQRLQERRATSGYNVKVPLKVQEADEAKLQQTEAELRKVDEAIALFQKML; this comes from the exons ATGTCCATTCTGTACGTCTCTCCTCACCCCGATGCCTTCCCCAGCCTCCGAGCCCTCATAGCTGCTCGCTACGGGGAAGCTGGGGAGGGTCCTGGATGGGGAGGAGCCCACCCCCGCGTCTGTCTCCAGCCGCCCCCCGCCAGCAGGACTCCTTTTCCTCCACCCCGTCTGCCAGCCCTGGAACAGGGTCCCGGTGGGCTCTGGGTGTGGGGGGCCACGGCTGTGTCCCAGCTGCTGTGGCCAGCAGGCCTGGGGGGTCCCGGGGGTAGTCGGCCAGCCGTCCTGGTCCAACAGTGGGTCAGTTACGCTGACACCGAGCTAATACCAGCTGCCTGTGGGGCTACGCTGCCGGCCTTGGGACTCCGAAGCTCGGCCCAAGACCCTCAG GCTGCACTGGCGGCCCTGGGCAGAGCCCTGAGCCCCTTGGAAGAATGGCTTCGACTGCACACCTACCTGGCCGGGGAGGCCCCGACTCTGGCTGACCTGGCAGCTGTCACAGCTTTGCTGCTGCCTTTCCATTAT gtcctgGACCCCTCTGCCCGCCGGATCTGGGGTAATGTGACTCGCTGGTTTATCACATGTGTTCAGCAGCCAGAATTCCGGGCCGTACTGGGAGAGGTGGTTCTGTGTTCAGGGGCCAGGTCTCTCTCCCAACAGCCAG GCTCTGAGGTCCCTGCACCCCCAAAAACGGCTGCTCAACTCaagaaagaggcaaagaaaagggagaaactAGAGAAATTCCAGCAGAAGCAGAAGGTCCAACAGCAGCAGCCACCCCCTGGGGAG AAGAAACCAAAaccagagaagagggagaaacgGGATCCTGGGGTCATTACCTACGATCTCCCGACCCCACCTGGGGAAAAGAAAG ATGTCAGTGGTACCATGCCTGACTCCTACAGCCCTCAGTACGTGGAGGCTGCCTGGTACCCTTGGTGGGAGCAGCAGGGCTTCTTCAGGCCTGAGTATGGG CGTTCCAGCGTGTCAGCACCAAACCCCCGGGGCATCTTCATGATGTGCATCCCACCCCCCAACGTGACAGGCTCCCTGCACCTGGGCCATGCGCTCACCAACGCCATCCAGGACTCGCTGACCCGCTG GCACCGCATGCGCGGAGAGACCACCCTGTGGAATCCTGGCTGTGACCACGCGGGCATTGCCACCcaggtggtggtggagaagaaacTCTGGCGCGAGCAGGGGCTGAGTCGGCACCAGCTGGGGCGAGAGGCTTTCCTGCAGGAGGTCTGGAAGTGGAAGGAGGA GAAAGGTGACCGGATTTACCACCAGCTGAAGAAGCTTGGCAGCTCCTTGGACTGGAATCGAGCCTGTTTCACCATGGATCCT AAACTGTCAGCAGCCGTGACAGAGGCCTTTGTACGGCTCCACGAGGAGGGAATCATTTACCGCAGCACCCGCCTTGTCAACTGGTCCTGCACCCTCAACTCTGCCATCTCCGACATCGAG GTGGATAAGAAGGAGCTGACAGGTCGTACACTGCTCTCCGTGCCTGGCTACAAAGAGAAGGTGGAGTTTGGggtccttgtctcctttgcttacAAGGTCCAAGGCTCAG ACAGCAACGACGAGGTGGTAGTGGCAACCACTCGGATCGAGACGATGCTGGGAGATGTGGCCGTAGCTGTGCACCCCAAAGACCCCAGATACCAG CACCTGAAGGGCAAGAGCGTGATCCACCCATTTGTGTCTCGGAGCCTCCCCATCGTCTTTGATGACTTTGTGGACATGGAGTTCGGCACAG GTGCGGTGAAGATCACCCCCGCCCACGACCAGAATGACTATGAGGTTGGGCAGCGGCACGGGCTGGAGGCCGTCAGCATTATGGACGCCCGCGGGGCCCTCGTCAACGTGCCCCCACCTTTCCTG GGCCTGCCCAGGTTTGAGGCCAGAAAGGCGGTGCTGGCAGCGCTCAAGGAGCAGGGGCTGTTCCGTGGCATTGAGGACAACCCCATGGTGGTGCCACTTTGCAA CCGCTCCAAGGACGTGGTGGAGCCTCTGCTGCGGCCGCAGTGGTACGTGCGCTGTGGGGAGATGGCTCAGGCCGCCAGCGCTGCTGTGACACGGGGTGACCTCCGCATCCTTCCGGAGGCCCATCAGCGGACGTGGCACACCTGGATGGACAACATCCG GGACTGGTGTATCTCCCGGCAGCTGTGGTGGGGCCATCGCATCCCAGCCTACTTCATCACTGTCAATGACCCCGCCGTGCCCCCAGGGGAG GACCCTGACGGGCGGTACTGGGTGAGCGGGCGCACTGAGGCCGAGGCCCGCGAGAAGGCAGCCAAGGAGTTCGGCGTGTCTCCTGACAAGATCAGTCTCCAGCAAG ATGAAGATGTACTGGACACCTGGTTCTCCTCTGgcctcttccccttctccatcCTAGGCTGGCCCAACCAG TCAGAAGATCTAAGTGTGTTCTACCCGGGGACGCTGCTGGAGACAGGCCATGACATCCTCTTCTTCTGGGTGGCCAGGATGGTCATGCTCGGCCTCAAGCTCACTGGCAAGCTGCCCTTCAAAGAG GTCTACCTCCATGCCATCGTGCGGGATGCCCACGGCCGGAAGATGAGCAAGTCTCTAGGCAACGTCATTGACCCCCTGGACGTTATCCAGGGGGTCACCCTGCAG GGTCTCCACGACCAGTTACTGAACAGCAACCTGGATCCCAGCGAGGTGGAGAAGGCAAAAGAGGGGCAG AAGGCAGATTTCCCGACAGGGATCCCCGAGTGTGGCACCGATGCACTCCGGTTTGGACTATGCGCCTACACGTCCCAGG GCCGTGACATCAACCTGGATGTGAACCGGATATTGGGGTACCGCCATTTCTGCAACAAGCTCTGGAACGCCACCAAGTTTGCCCTCCGTGGCCTTGGGAAGGGTTTCGTGCCCTCACCCACGTCTGAG CCTGGAGGCCGCGAGAGCCTGGTGGACCGCTGGATCCGCAGCCGGGTGACCGAAGCTGTGAGGCTCAGCAACCAAGGTTTCCAGGCCTACGACTTCCCGGCTGTCACCACCGCCCAGTACAGCTTCTGGCTCTATGAGCTCTGCGATGTCTACCTG GAGTGCCTTAAGCCTGTGCTGAATGGGGTGGACCAGGTGGCAGCCGAGTGCGCCCGCCAGACCCTCTACACCTGCCTGGACGTGGGCCTGCGACTACTCTCACCCTTCATGCCCTTCGTGACCGAGGAGCTGTTCCAACGGCTGCCCCGGCGGACACCACAAGCTCCCCCTAGCCTCTGCGTCACTGCCTACCCAGAGCCCTTGGAG TGCTCCTGGAAGGACCCTGAGGCAGAAGCTGCCTTCGAGCTGGCCCTGAGCATCACTCGAGCCGTGCGCTCCCTGCGTGCCGACTACAACCTTACCCGCATCCGGCCCGACT GTTTCCTGGAAGTGGCTGACGAGGCCACAGGTGCCCTGGCATCAGCGGTGTCAGGCTACGTGCAGACACTGGCCAGCGCGGGGATTGTGGCCGTCCTGGCGCTGGGGGCTTCTGCACCCCAGGGCTGCGCTGTGGCCCTGGCCTCTGACCGCTGCTCCGTCCACCTGCAGCTGCAGGGGCTAGTAGACCCAGCCCGGGAGCTGGGCAAACTGCAGGCCAAGCGTGATGAGGCGCAGCGGCAGGCCCAGCGTCTGCAGGAGCGCCGTGCCACCTCAGGCTACAATGTCAAGGTGCCCCTCAAAGTCCAGGAGGCAGATGAAGCCAAG CTCCAGCAGACAGAAGCAGAGCTCAGGAAGGTTGATGAGGCCATTGCCCTATTTCAGAAGATGCTGTGA